AATTATTTGAGATTAGCCCTTACTTTTGCCCTTATAATTTTAATAATTCTCGGAATAATATTTGAAAGTAAAATATTTGAAATAGGTAAGGTTAAAAGTATAGTAAAAAAACCTATCAAGGAAAACACAATAAATAAAAGGGAAATTGAACCGGTAAAAATTTATTATACTGACACAATTTACGAAGTTTCCTACGAGGAGATTCTGCCTTGAAAAAATTTATTTTAACTTTAATTTTCATAAATCTTTTAAACTCACAGAATCTTAAAAAAATTGAAGATGAAATAATTGAATTCTATAAAAAAATTTCACCTTCAATTTTTGAATTAAAATTTAAAAATCTCTGGAGCACAGGATTTTCTTTTGAAAAAAATAGAATAATTACAATTTTACCAGAAGTAGAAGAAGGTGAAAGTATATATTTTTACGATATAGAGGGAAATGAATATAAAGGAGAAATTGAGGGATGGGATGAAGCAACTCATATTGCCCTTATAAAAACCAAGGAAAATCTGAAAGTTCCAGAATTTTCAAAATTCGAGCATAATTTTCCGAAACTTGCAATTTCTTTCTCTATAAAGGGAAAAGGAAATTTCTTACTACTCACTGTATACGATGAAAAAAAAGGAAAAATCTTCATAGAAGGTGATATTCCACCCTCTTTTTCTGGAGCTCCAATTTTAAATACAGAAGGAAAAATAATTGGAATTTTAAGAGGAAAAAGAGTTTCTTTTGAGATTTTTGAAAGTATAGATATTGAAGAATTAAAAGAAAAACATCCATTTATCATTTACCCTGAATCAAAACATTCTGATTTTCCTTACAAAACAATAGGTTATACCTATGATTATATATTAAAAAGAGTTAATATAATAAAAGAAAAGGGCAAAGTTTATGAAGGTTTTCTTGGCATCTTGATAGATTATAAAGAAGACGAAGGAATTTATATTAAAAGAATTCTTGAAGATTCACCTGCTGAGGAAGCAGGATTAAGGGAAGGTGATATTATTTTAAGCTACGCTGGAAATGAATATAAGGATTTAAAAGATTTTGTTGATGATGTAAAAAATACAACACCAGGAAGTGAAGTAAAAATTGAAATAAAAAGAAATGATAAAATCAAAACTATTAAGGTAAAAATAGGAAAAAGAGAAAAAAGTTATAAAATCAAATTAAAAGAAAAATTCAAAGATTTATTCAAGGAATGGTTTGAAGAATAGTTTAAAATTTTAATCCTCCCCTTATTATACCCTGAATAAAATATCTCTGAAAGATTAAAAATAAAATAACAATTGGTAATATGGAAAGAGTTGCTCCTGACATTTTTGCACCATAATATTCCTGATACATAGAACTTAAGCTGGCAAGACCAACAGGAATTGTAAACATATTACTTTTTGTTGTTACAAGAAGTTGCCATAGGAAATTGTTCCAGTGAAATTGAAAAGATAATAAGAAAATTGTCAATAGCATAGGTAAAGAAAGTGGAAAAATAATTTTAAAAATAATCAAAAATTTTGAAGCACCATCAATCAAAGCAGAATGTATTAAATCATCGGGAATTTTTTTTATGTATTCAGTTAAAAAGATAAAACCAAAAACATTGGCAAGATGGGGAACAACGAGCCCCCAGAAGGTATTTAGCCATCCTAAATAAACAACAATTAAAAATTGAGGAATCATAAAAAGAATACCTGGAACTAAAAGAGTGGAAACAAATATGTTATAAAGGAAATTCTTTAACGGAAAATCCTCCTTGGCAAAAGCATATGCACATAAAAAGGCAAAGAGAGTTGAAAAAAAGGCTCCTGAAAAAGAGACAATTAAACTGTTTAAAAAATATCTCCCGAAAGAATGATACTTGAAAATCCTTTCAAAATTTTCCAAGGTTAAATTCTTAGGTAAAATGTTCATAGAAAATGAAAGAACCTCAGGTCTTAATGCAACAAGAATCATATAATAAAAGGGGAAAATATAAAGAATTGAAAAAAGAAAAAGTAATATATATCTTCTCATACTTCCCTATATTTTTTTGTTGAAAAATATATAATTAAAAAGAGGATAAAAAGAACAAAAGAAAAACTGGCTGCTTCAGGTAGCTTGAGTTGAGAAGCAAATCTATAAAGAACTAATCCTGAAACACTTGTCTCACTTAAAGTGTAATTTAAAATATTAATCTGTGGACCACCTCCTGTCATTGAATAAAACTCAGAAAAGGCAGAAAAAGCTCCTATAAATCCAAAAAAAGCCACAAAATAAACAATTGGCTTAATAAGGGGAAAGGTAATTTTTTTAAAAATTTGAATGGAATTTGCTCCATCAATTCTTGCAGCCTCATATATAGATTCTGGTATTGACTGCATTCCTGCAAGGAATAAAAGCATTCCAAAACCTGAATTTTTTATAGCCATTGAAATTGAAACAGTCAAAAAAACAAGATAAGGGTCTTGTAAAAATCCCCTTTTAAAAAAATTAGAAAGTTTTAAATAGGAAAGAATTTTATAAATAA
This genomic interval from candidate division WOR-3 bacterium contains the following:
- a CDS encoding sugar ABC transporter permease; the protein is MKRFFPFIFIIPFLIIFILFLFLPLFFSLYISFCKIENYYNIFESLKFVGLNNFLKLLKDPEIIWSIIASFIYGILYVPLLVIISLFLANLLNNPLLKLKRFFRTIYFFPFLLDTFVVGIVLTLIFAFPYGFIYKILSYLKLSNFFKRGFLQDPYLVFLTVSISMAIKNSGFGMLLFLAGMQSIPESIYEAARIDGANSIQIFKKITFPLIKPIVYFVAFFGFIGAFSAFSEFYSMTGGGPQINILNYTLSETSVSGLVLYRFASQLKLPEAASFSFVLFILFLIIYFSTKKYREV
- a CDS encoding carbohydrate ABC transporter permease, translating into MRRYILLFLFSILYIFPFYYMILVALRPEVLSFSMNILPKNLTLENFERIFKYHSFGRYFLNSLIVSFSGAFFSTLFAFLCAYAFAKEDFPLKNFLYNIFVSTLLVPGILFMIPQFLIVVYLGWLNTFWGLVVPHLANVFGFIFLTEYIKKIPDDLIHSALIDGASKFLIIFKIIFPLSLPMLLTIFLLSFQFHWNNFLWQLLVTTKSNMFTIPVGLASLSSMYQEYYGAKMSGATLSILPIVILFLIFQRYFIQGIIRGGLKF
- a CDS encoding S1C family serine protease, translating into MKKFILTLIFINLLNSQNLKKIEDEIIEFYKKISPSIFELKFKNLWSTGFSFEKNRIITILPEVEEGESIYFYDIEGNEYKGEIEGWDEATHIALIKTKENLKVPEFSKFEHNFPKLAISFSIKGKGNFLLLTVYDEKKGKIFIEGDIPPSFSGAPILNTEGKIIGILRGKRVSFEIFESIDIEELKEKHPFIIYPESKHSDFPYKTIGYTYDYILKRVNIIKEKGKVYEGFLGILIDYKEDEGIYIKRILEDSPAEEAGLREGDIILSYAGNEYKDLKDFVDDVKNTTPGSEVKIEIKRNDKIKTIKVKIGKREKSYKIKLKEKFKDLFKEWFEE